From the genome of Chanodichthys erythropterus isolate Z2021 chromosome 17, ASM2448905v1, whole genome shotgun sequence:
AATTATGAGGGCAGCATcctgataaaatatttttaaaatatatctaaaaataaggTAATTTCTTTAAACTTAAAAGTTACAGTTTAAtggaaataataatgaaaataaatgaacatttttttaatgtagatATGTTTATGCAGTTTATGCAAAATTTACATACAGTACTAATTAAAAGGGAATTATTGCTTTAAGGTTCAGGAAAATTATGAATGCTTTACATAAACATTCTCATATCTTGGCTCATTTTCTGCTTGGTCAATAACTGTTTCATTAATAATGATCTCTGAAGAGGTGGAGACCCCATCAGACGGAGCCACAGTCTCATAAGCGTGGTCTGTCAGAGTCTCTGTCTCACAATCTACTTCAGTGTCTTGCTCCACCTCTAAACTATGGAGCATATCGCTCTCTGGAACACTTTTTAAAATAGAGGACAGGGGCCTCTTGGGAGTGCTGTTCTCCTGAGGAAAGTCTGTTGCCCCTACTGTACAGGGAGAGCTGAGGGAGCTGTGTTTCCTGCGACTAGGTTTCCTCATGaccacctctgattggcctgaCCCAGTAGTTTGCTCCCATGCACTGGCCCGTGCTCCCAGTTTCCTCCGCGGGGGCTTGGCAATCGCCTGACCCCTGCCTTTGGGCTGGGCGGCCTCCTCTCTTTGTCTCTGTAGGCTGCCCAATCTGCGCAGCATTGCCTGAACGGGCCCTTCCGAAGGAGGCTCTTGTTTAGCCATCTTTTGGGCCTTACCCACAGTCACATAAACAGTTGTTAACTTCTCTGAATCTGCATCCTGGCTGGCATCAGATGGCTGGGTGTTCTTCTTGGTATTGGAAAGTGTGCGTCGTCTCCCACCGGGCACAGTGAGGTACGTCCTGAGCGGGCCAGAATATCTTTCCGAGTCGGATTGTGATGTTTCAGAGGCAGCTCCTTGCTCCTCAGAGGAGATGTTCTcctcattgtttttttcttctttttctgtttctatCTCACTATGGTTTCCCTGTCCTCCTTGCAGGGCAGAGATCATCAACACACCCCAGGCTTTGGGTTTCCGAGTAGCTCCTGGCAGATCTTGGGTCGAGCTACGGCGCTCTTTAGGGCTGAACTTTGTGCCCTCTGCGAAAGAGACTGAAGGGCGTTTGGATTTGGCAATGCTGGAAGTACGAGGGATACCAAAAGCTTGTGACATGTCCTCGCTGCTGAAGGTTGATGGGTCAGGGAAGAAGTTACACTTGGAGTTCAGCTCCTGAAGCTCTCCACCGGCCACAGTAAGGACATCTGTGAGAGAATGTGTAAATATGAACCAGTGTATTGCTCAGAAGTTGCTCTGAATATATACTTTCACATTGCAATTGAATATGGCGTACGTTTTTATGCAcaattttagaatttatgcgcaACTTGCAATTTCCAtccagctttttttttaatgcagtatcccaaaatgtgcataaaaataggtggatgaaATCTGTTTTATGACAGTGTGAGTAACAAATATACTAAAATtatactaaatatatattttttttattgcaatgtGGCTTTAGTGTGAACAGTCAGAGGTGGAATAAATGCAAATTGGTGCAAATTCTAAAATAATCAATCTATGAATTTTGGGTCTGTaagagttatttaaaaaaaaaaaatagtacttttattaagcaaggatacattaaattgattaaaagtgacggtaaaacatttataatggcaaaatatatttcaaataaatgttaacaTAACAACTAAAGAGTAAAAATGACAAAGAGATTAAGACTAGAAATATATAACAGTTTTACCTTCCCTGGGTGGTTCACAGTAGATGGCCTCTCCATCATCAGTTTCAAATGAATCAGTCACCCAGCCGGATGATGGCTGCTCAATGAAGCTGTGGTTAAATGTGAGCTCCGGATCATGATGAGAGACTGAAGACACAGCAGAGAACATTATAATTCCACTTACTTTCACCAAAACACAATCTCACTTGCATATGTTTCTCAGTGACAGCAGCAAATGAAAATAGATGCATCACCTGTAACCCTGGGTAAACCAGATGACCAAAGAGTAATGCACGGCATGGCTGAACCCATGTTGGCCAACACAGTATAAACATGGTGCTTCATGCGAACTGTAGGGCTCCCATCCCCAACCGCCACTCTACAAGACAGATTTAGCAGAAGATTTTCTTACTGTTTACAAAATTAAaggacattttttatattatatcagCTGCTAGATGATAAATTCATACCCTTCCTTCCCTTCGACTGGCCCGccacaacagcagcagcagaacaATAAGGCGAGTATTAAAATGCACAGAGGAATCAAAAGCCCTGCTAAGAGACCTGCTCTGCTACCTAgtgtaaaaacacacacacacaaacggaTAAGGGGGATGTGGATACCAGCTGTGAAAACCAAATGTGATGTCTGTACATACTGTTTGGACAAGCCCCTGTGGCTGGATGGCAGACATGATTCCCACAGTCACATGTGGAGGAGCAGTTGACGCCATACTGGTTAAGAGGACATGAGCTGTTACAGCTACAACAGAGATTGAACTGTGAGAGACACTCATTTGAATCTTGTACCAAGTTAAAAACAACCTATAAATACCACTGTACCCTCACCTCTCACCCTGGAAGCCAGGAAGACAAATGCAACTTCCTGTCACATGGTCACAGTGGCCATGATTGCAGATTTTGCACAGGAGGCGGCAGCCATCTCCGTAAGTACCATCTGTGCAGGGTTCGTCACATCTGCAGAGAGGGAGAAGTCCAAAACAAAGTCAATGAAGATATAAAACCACCCTGCATCAAAATCTAATGTAGTTTAGCAGTTAGATTGAATTATAAATAATGCACACaagtaaaaaaaatcaagatgtAAGTGGCCCAAAAAAGTGTTTAAGCCACACTTAAAATGATTTTCATTGctgaataataatatttcttaaattaGGTATCGCTAGATTTCCTAATTCAGTTCAATTCCATTTTTGTTCTattaaattcatattaatttaggtacatttacatttagttatATCAAGTTTGCTGACATATGAAAGAAATACCCTCAATTGCTGTGAATTATGCCATGCAGTGTTTCAGTCTTTAAAACCTGTAACTTATATTTTTGAACTATTAAATGGACTAGCTCATTTACTTTATTTGGAGTCATTTATTTGTGAATGAGTCACTGGTTGTGTGCTGTGTGTTGTTGAGTCACTATAAAGAAACAGTTCATAAGAGTCACTTGTTCGTGAATCAAATTACAAAGGCCACACTGTATGATGTTTCTGATTCGCTATAAATAACCAACTCATAAGAGAATCGTTTGTGAATAAGACTAATGGGGCACGCTGTATGTTgtcaattcatttaaaataactggctCATAAGAGtccttgttcgagatgcatcagcACTGCGCAGACCGATCGGTGTTTGatatcaaagtaccgcgagagcgattcaaaagcataaggaGTCGAATGCTCTccaatcgctctcgcggtactttgatgtcctACGAAGATCGGTCTGCGCAGTgctgatgcatctcgaacaaacCTTTTAGTTTGTAAATCAGACTACATTAGTCACGCTGTATTTCTTTGTGAAGACTATCAGCCAGGACAGGTCTGTGGAAGGcgtaggaccataaaatgttcGCCGATAGGATGTCGTACTTGCCTGTCAACGTATGTATTTTCAGCTCATCAGCCCATTTCATGCTGTTAGACAGACCAGACGCCAGTCACAagcaccacaaacaaacagcagccaccttttacagttcctaccGAATCAAAACAACGAACTTATGCTGAGTTCATGCCATAACTACCATAATTTGGAAGAGATGTAAACCCGTGACTTTGTACTCAGAGCAGTTCATGACTCGAATTTATGGGTTTcaatggcagccctatcaacacCGAAAGGAATTTGCAGCAGTCAGGTTGTACAGGTAAGTGCttttaagttgtttacattcattattattgtaatgttatgtgctttgagacatgaggtaaagCTGTCTCCTGTGACGCTTTTGCTCCCTGCTGTACGCGAcacgttcatgtgttttgtaGGAGGCATGGCTTCGGAGATGCTTTAAAtggagggtgggatcttatgcGTTCAAAGCTAGCTCACTATTGCTAGCCTTTCCAAAAATGACATACCctacctttaaagggttagttcagacaaaaatgaaatttctgtcattaattactcaccctcttgtcatctccggaacacaaattaagatatttttgatgaaatccaagagctttttttttttttttttatcttccatagaaagcaatgtaaatactacattcaaggtccagagaagtagtaaagacatggttaaaatagtccatgtgactacagtggttcaaccttaatgttataaagcgacgagaatactttttatgctcacaaataaaacaaaaacaacaactttttaaaaccatttttcctcttccctgtcaATCTGTTACGCAGTTGGCGCAGTGAACGCATTGCAGAGCGTCCGTGTTTATGTCCGAACGCCGgctcaatttgtgttccgaagatgaacgaaggtcttacaggtttggaacaacatgagggggagtacCTATTGATAGACATTAAATAtgtgggtgaactagccctttaagtGCACACATTTTTAGTTTGCCAAAGCAAATAAGACAATAGGGTGTTCTTTTTCAGAGCTGAATCCCAAAAGATATGTACCTTGGTCCAGTCCAGCCAGGATCACATTGTAAGCATTTTCCAGTTTCAGGGTCACATGGGTCCATATTTCTGCAATGCGGACACACCTCTCGGCAGTGATGGCCATAATAACCTGCAGGACAGCGCTGGTCACAGTGAGTGCCATTCCATCCTGGTGCACAAGCATCGCACAGGCCGTCCTGTTTAGAGCAAGACCTGCCCCCTTCACAGTGTCCACAGCTACACACACAGATAGGAGTACACCGAAATCATGGATGAACCAAAAAATTcatgaaatatccctttaatcttGCCTTTTCACTCACCTCTTCTTACAACCACTGCCGTACATTCCACTCTCACAAGGCTCATTGCAGACAGAGCCTTTGTAACCCGGGTAGCACAAACAGGTGCCAGTTTGTAGGTCACAGTCTGCATGGTTGAGATTACAATTACAACGGCGGTCACAGGACAGACCCCACCAACCACGCAGACACTGACACTTCCCTGTGTGTTGCAAGCAGGGGGACACGTAGCAGTTGCAACGCAGGCTGCACTTTTGGCCCCAGAAGCTCTTGTTACACAAACAGCGGCCTGTGGCTTGGTCACAGGTGGATGTAGAGAGATGGCACTGACAGGCTTTGGAGCAAGTGGGCGTCCACCAACCCTCCTCACAAGTGCAGTTGCCATAGACAGGGTCACATTTCCCATGACGTGCACATTTGCAGCTGTTTTGGCACAGGTTGCCCCAGCGGTTAGGCAGGCACGAGCACTCACCCGTGACTGGGTCACAGAGCCCATGAGGGTGACAGGAACAAAGCTCACGAC
Proteins encoded in this window:
- the scarf1 gene encoding scavenger receptor class F member 1, translated to MDTFLTSFGLMLMCVQCSTQGLNPAGKNVCLSIRDSSPICCSGWGQNGDECTVPLCEGERACLHDEVCVYPGLCRCKPGFYGYQCKTRCPPEFWGADCRELCSCHPHGLCDPVTGECSCLPNRWGNLCQNSCKCARHGKCDPVYGNCTCEEGWWTPTCSKACQCHLSTSTCDQATGRCLCNKSFWGQKCSLRCNCYVSPCLQHTGKCQCLRGWWGLSCDRRCNCNLNHADCDLQTGTCLCYPGYKGSVCNEPCESGMYGSGCKKSCGHCEGGRSCSKQDGLCDACAPGWNGTHCDQRCPAGYYGHHCREVCPHCRNMDPCDPETGKCLQCDPGWTGPRCDEPCTDGTYGDGCRLLCKICNHGHCDHVTGSCICLPGFQGESCNSSCPLNQYGVNCSSTCDCGNHVCHPATGACPNSSRAGLLAGLLIPLCILILALLFCCCCCGGPVEGKEGVAVGDGSPTVRMKHHVYTVLANMGSAMPCITLWSSGLPRVTVSHHDPELTFNHSFIEQPSSGWVTDSFETDDGEAIYCEPPREDVLTVAGGELQELNSKCNFFPDPSTFSSEDMSQAFGIPRTSSIAKSKRPSVSFAEGTKFSPKERRSSTQDLPGATRKPKAWGVLMISALQGGQGNHSEIETEKEEKNNEENISSEEQGAASETSQSDSERYSGPLRTYLTVPGGRRRTLSNTKKNTQPSDASQDADSEKLTTVYVTVGKAQKMAKQEPPSEGPVQAMLRRLGSLQRQREEAAQPKGRGQAIAKPPRRKLGARASAWEQTTGSGQSEVVMRKPSRRKHSSLSSPCTVGATDFPQENSTPKRPLSSILKSVPESDMLHSLEVEQDTEVDCETETLTDHAYETVAPSDGVSTSSEIIINETVIDQAENEPRYENVYVKHS